Proteins found in one Nitrospirae bacterium CG2_30_53_67 genomic segment:
- a CDS encoding type IV pili twitching motility protein PilT translates to MDLNGLLKTAIERKASDVHFKVGSPPVLRIDGELIPMIEHKRLISEDTIGIAFSIMNNYQKQKFKTNNETDVAYSVPGLGRFRVNIFQQRSTVAIVLRVIPHRIQQIADLNLPPVLEKLSLMQRGLVLVTGTTGSGKTTTLAAMIDHINNNRTSNVITIEDPIEFLHKDKKSIINQREIGTDVKAFDGALRSALRQDPDVILVGEMRDYDTISTALMAAETGHFVMSTLHTVDAMETVNRIIAVFPPHQQKQIRIQLSAVIKGIISQRLVVRADGKGRIPAVEVMLATDLIREYIVDKDKTRLIHDAIAAGRSQYGMQTFDQSLMEIYHRGLISYDEALKRSSNPEDFALKARGIQSTSDLSWEEQEKASGKGGTASNQEEEFKIDRFFT, encoded by the coding sequence ATGGACTTAAATGGGCTGTTAAAAACCGCTATTGAACGCAAGGCATCGGATGTCCACTTCAAGGTCGGGAGTCCGCCTGTTCTGAGGATCGACGGGGAACTGATCCCCATGATCGAACATAAGCGGCTGATTTCCGAGGACACGATCGGGATCGCCTTCTCGATCATGAACAACTACCAGAAACAGAAATTCAAGACCAACAACGAAACCGATGTGGCCTATTCAGTGCCCGGCCTGGGCCGTTTCCGTGTCAATATCTTCCAGCAGAGGAGTACGGTCGCCATTGTTCTCCGCGTGATCCCGCACCGGATACAACAGATCGCGGACCTGAATCTCCCGCCGGTTCTTGAGAAACTTTCCCTGATGCAGCGGGGTCTTGTCCTGGTGACCGGGACCACCGGCAGCGGTAAGACCACAACGCTTGCGGCCATGATTGATCATATCAATAACAACCGGACCTCCAATGTCATCACCATAGAGGACCCCATCGAATTCCTTCATAAAGACAAGAAGAGCATCATCAACCAGCGGGAGATCGGCACGGACGTCAAGGCCTTTGACGGCGCCTTAAGATCGGCGCTTCGCCAGGACCCGGATGTGATCCTGGTGGGAGAAATGAGGGATTATGATACCATCTCAACAGCCCTGATGGCCGCCGAGACCGGACACTTCGTGATGAGCACCCTGCATACGGTGGATGCTATGGAAACCGTGAACCGGATCATCGCTGTTTTCCCTCCGCACCAGCAAAAACAGATCCGGATCCAACTCTCCGCAGTCATCAAGGGGATCATCTCGCAACGGCTGGTGGTCCGCGCGGACGGCAAGGGCCGGATCCCGGCCGTAGAGGTCATGCTGGCTACCGACCTGATCAGGGAATATATCGTGGACAAAGACAAGACCCGCCTGATTCACGATGCCATTGCCGCCGGCAGGAGTCAGTACGGAATGCAGACCTTCGACCAGTCTCTGATGGAGATCTACCATCGGGGCCTGATCTCCTACGACGAGGCGCTCAAGCGGAGTTCCAACCCGGAGGATTTCGCCCTCAAGGCGAGAGGGATCCAGTCCACAAGCGACCTCTCCTGGGAGGAGCAGGAAAAGGCGAGCGGGAAAGG
- a CDS encoding recombinase RecA — protein MADNNNNKKKALDLAVIQIEKQFGKGSIMRLGSGAAVIDVPAIPSGSLSLDHALGTWGYPRGRIIEIFGPESSGKTTLSLHAIAEAQKGGGIAAFIDAEHALDVTYARKLGVNSDDLLISQPDTGEQALEITEVLVRSGAVDVIVIDSVAALVPRAEIEGEMGDAHMGLQARLMSQALRKLTGVVSRSGTTLIFINQIRMKIGVMFGNPETTTGGNALKFYASIRLDIRKIGQIKDGEQVQGNRVRVKVVKNKVAPPFRQAEFDILFNEGIGREGDLIDLAAEHGIIQKSGAWYSYNETRIGQGRENARAFLKENADILAKVEKEIKEKLGMVRPPKGDSVKA, from the coding sequence ATGGCGGACAACAATAATAATAAAAAGAAGGCGCTTGACCTTGCGGTGATCCAGATTGAGAAGCAGTTCGGCAAAGGGTCTATCATGCGGCTGGGCTCCGGGGCCGCGGTGATAGATGTCCCTGCGATTCCATCCGGGTCCCTCTCGCTCGACCATGCCCTCGGGACATGGGGGTATCCGAGGGGGCGGATCATCGAGATCTTCGGTCCGGAATCGTCCGGCAAGACGACCCTTTCCCTGCACGCGATTGCAGAGGCTCAAAAGGGGGGAGGAATCGCCGCCTTTATTGATGCCGAGCATGCCCTGGATGTCACCTATGCGAGGAAGCTGGGGGTCAATAGCGACGATCTTCTGATCTCGCAGCCCGATACCGGGGAACAGGCCCTGGAGATCACCGAGGTCTTGGTCAGAAGCGGCGCCGTGGATGTCATCGTCATCGACTCGGTGGCGGCCCTGGTCCCCAGGGCGGAGATCGAAGGGGAAATGGGCGATGCCCATATGGGGCTCCAGGCCAGGCTCATGTCCCAGGCCCTGCGCAAGCTCACGGGGGTCGTGTCCCGGTCCGGGACCACGCTGATCTTTATTAACCAGATCCGCATGAAGATCGGGGTCATGTTCGGAAACCCGGAGACCACGACCGGCGGCAATGCCCTGAAATTCTACGCCTCGATCCGGCTTGATATCCGGAAGATCGGGCAGATCAAGGACGGCGAACAGGTTCAGGGGAACCGGGTCAGGGTCAAGGTGGTGAAGAACAAGGTGGCCCCGCCGTTCCGTCAGGCGGAGTTTGATATCCTCTTCAATGAGGGGATCGGGAGGGAAGGCGATCTCATTGATCTCGCTGCCGAGCATGGGATCATTCAGAAGAGCGGGGCCTGGTACTCCTACAACGAGACCAGGATCGGCCAGGGGAGGGAGAATGCCAGGGCCTTCCTCAAGGAAAACGCCGATATCCTGGCTAAAGTCGAAAAGGAAATCAAGGAGAAGCTGGGCATGGTGCGGCCCCCCAAGGGAGATTCGGTCAAGGCCTGA